The DNA window TGATGCACGTGCAGGGCTATTTCCGCCGTCAGCTCAGCGCGGCGCAACGCCAGGAGCTGGCGCACCTGATCGACCGTTATCGGCAGGGCATGCAGCCGCTGTTGGCGCCGATCGCGCTGCTTAAACATTACATGGCGGAATACCCCGACCGCTATCTGGCGGAACAACGCTATTTCGAACCTTACCCGGAGGCGCTGCGTTTGCGTTACGGCCATTGATTGACAAGGAGTTTTATGACCACTCATCTGGTCTGGTTGCGTAACGATCTGCGTATCACCGACAACAAAGCGCTGCACGCTGCCTGCAGCGATCCCGAAGCCCGAGTGTTGGCGGTGTTTATCGCCACCCCGCAGCAGTGGCGGCAACATGAGATGGCGCCGCGGCAGGCGGCGCTGATCCATGCCAGCCTGCGGGCGGTGCAGCAGGCGCTGGCGCAAAAAGGCATTGCGTTGCATTGCCATGCCGGCACGGATTTTGCCGCTTCGATCGACTGGCTGGCGGACTATTGCCGGCGGGAGCAGGTGGATGCGCTGTTTTACAATCGCCAGTACGAACTGAATGAACGGCGACGCGATGCGTGGCTGGAGCAGCAGTTGAATGGGCGGGTAAGGTGCCACGGTTTTGATGACAGCCTGCTGTTGCCGCCGGGCAGCGTGCAAACCGGCGGCGGGGAGATGTACAAGGTCTATACGCCGTTTCGCAACGCCTTCATTCATCGCCTGACCGAGTCCGATCTCAACTGCTTGCCGGCACCGAAAACCCGTGCCGGTGGCGCGTTGCCTGCGCCTGAGGCGCCAGCGGCGTTCGATTACCCTACGGCAGACATCGGGGATGGCTATCCCGCCGGCGAGGAGGCCGCGCTGCAGCGGCTGCGCGCCTTTTGCCGCGAGCAGGTGCAGGATTACCTTCGCCAACGCGATCTGCCGGCCCTCGCCGGTACCAGCAGCCTGTCGCCCTATCTGGCGATCGGCGTGCTGTCGCCGCGCCAGTGCTTCAACCGCCTGCGTGCAGAATGCCCACAGCTGTTGGAAGATCGCGAAAGCGGCGCCTTCGCCTGGCTCAACGAGCTGATTTGGCGCGAGTTCTACCGCCATCTGCTGGTGGCCTATCCCGAGCTGTGCCGCCATCGGCCGTTTATCGCCTGGACGGACAAGGTGCGCTGGTGCGATGACGCGGAGAAACTGCAGGCCTGGCAGCGGGGCGAGACCGGTTACCCGATCGTCGATGCCGCCATGCGCCAGCTGAACGCCACCGGCTGGATGCACAACCGGCTGCGCATGATCAGCGCCAGTTTCCTGGTGAAGGACCTGCTGATCGACTGGCGGGCCGGTGAGCGTTATTTCATGTCGCAATTGCTGGACGGCGATCTGGCGGCCAACAACGGCGGCTGGCAGTGGGCGGCTTCCACCGGCACCGACGCCGCGCCGTATTTCCGCATCTTCAACCCGACAACGCAGGGTGAACGTTTTGATCCACAAGGCACTTTTATCCGTAAATGGTTGCCGGAACTGGCGGATGTGCCCGACAATGACATCCATTATCCTCACCGTTGGGCGGAAAAGCAGCCATGCGTGCTGAATTACCCGCTGCCGATCGTCGATCATAAGCAAGCCCGTCTGGAGACGCTGGCGGCGTTCGAGGCGGCGAAACGGGGAGAGTCTTGAGGCAACTGCAAGGAGCGACGCAATGATGAAAAAGGTGTTGGCCCTGTGCCTGAGCGGCTATTCCGCGCTGGCGATCGCCGGCTTTGACGTGGTGGCGCTGGGCGTCGACGGTGGCGTCAGCGACGGCAACCTGACTTCCTACCTGATCCGCAGCGACAATCAACCGCAGTATGTGGCGCTGGACGCCGGTTCGCTGCTGCCGGGCATCGCCAAAGGGCTGGAGAAGGGCAGCTTCCCGCAGGTGACGCCCGAGCTGGCCGCGCCTTATACGCCGCAGGGCTATGTGTTCCGGCAGTTGATCGGCAGCTACTTTATCAGCCACGGCCATCTGGACCACGTGGCGGGGCTGATCGTCGGCTCGCCGGAAGACAATAAAAAAACCGTTTACGCCCAGGCGGACACCGTGCTGACCTTGCGTAATCACTACTTTAACTGGAAGGCCTGGCCGAACTTTACCGACGCCGGCAACGGCGCGCGGCTGGGCACCTACCGGCTGCAAACGGTGCGGCCGCAGCAGCGGTTTACCCTCGGCCTGACCGGGTTGACCGGCGTGATGTACCCGCTCAGCCACGATCGCTACCCGTCGTCGATGCTGCTGATTTCCAACGGCAAGGAGTTCTTCGCCTATTTCGGCGATACCGGGCCGGATAAGGTGGAGCAGTCGCGCGATCTCGATACCGTCTGGCGCACGCTGGGGCCGCTTGTCGAGCAGAAAAAGCTCAAAGGCATGATTATCGAAACCTCTTATCCCAACGGGGTTGAGGACAAACATCTGTACGGCCATTTGACGCCGGCCTGGCTGCTGAAGGAGCTGAAGAACCTGACGCAGTACAGCGGCGGCGAAGGCTCGCTGAACGGTCTGCCGGTGGTCATCAGCCACATCAAGCCCAGCCTGAAGCAGGGCGAAGACGCGCGCGCCGCCATTGCGCAGCAGCTGGCGCAGGGCAACGATCTGGGGGTGAAATTCATCCTGATGGCGCAGGGCGACCGACAGACATTTTGACTATGAAGAGAGAAGAGAATGCGTAACCTCGATCTGGAACAACTGATCAACACGGAACTGAACGCTGCGGCGTTTCAGGACTACGCCCCCAACGGTTTGCAGGTAGAGGGGCGTGCGCATGTACAGCGTATCGTGACCGGCGTCACCGCCTGTCAGGCGCTGCTGGACGCCGCGGTGGCGCATCAGGCCGACGCGATTATCGTACACCACGGCTATTTCTGGAAAAACGAGGCGCCGGCGGTGCGCGGCATGAAACGCAATCGCCTGAAAACGTTGCTGACCCACGACATCAACCTGTACGGCTATCATTTGCCGCTGGACGCGCATCCGGTGCTGGGCAACAACGCGCAGCTGGCGCAGGCGTTGGGCATTCGGGTGATTGGCGAAGTCGAGCCGCTGGTGCCGCACGGCGAATTTGAACAGCCGCTGACCGGCGAAGCGCTGCAGCAGCGTATCGAAAGCCGGCTGGGGCGCGCGGTGTTGCACTGCGGCGATAACGCGCCTGAGCACATTCGCCGGGTGGCCTGGTGCACCGGCGGCGGCCAGGGCTTTATCGACAGCGCGGCGCGCTTTGGCGTCGATGCTTTTATCAGCGGTGAAGTCTCTGAGCAGACCATCCACAGCGCGCGCGAAATGGGCGTTCACTTCTTCGCCGCCGGCCACCACGCCACCGAGCGCGGCGGCGTGAAAGCGTTGGGAGAGTGGCTGGCTCAGTACCACGGCTTTGATGTGACCTTTATCGATATCCCGAATCCCGCCTGATTTCTTCTTCCCCGGATCCAGCCCGGCCTGTGCGCCGGCTGAATCCTTTTACCGCGCTATTTCCTTATTTTCCCTATGGTTGCGTTCTATTGACAGCCGGGGCCGCGTCACGCATAACTGGTGTGTTTTTCATCGCGATAATAATAAGGAGAATAAGGGTGCAACAAGCACGATGTTACCTGTTGGGTGAAAGAGCGGTGGTGCTTGAACTGTCGCCGCCGGTGACGCTGCCCAGCCAGCGGCGCATTTGGGCGTTGGCGGAAAAGCTGAATCACCATCCCGACGTGCGGGAAGTGGTGCCGGGGATGAATAACCTGACGCTGTTGCTGCATACGCCGCAGGCCGATGCCGAAGCGATGCTGGCATTGCTGCAGCAGGGGTGGGAGAGCAAAGAGAGCCTGACGCCGGAATCGCGTCAGGTGGATATTCCGGTTATCTACGGCGGGGAACAGGGCCCCGACCTGGATGAGGTGGCGCGTCATACCGGCATGACGCCGCAACAGGTGGTGGAATGCCACGCGGCGGCGGCCTATGTGGTCTATTTCCTCGGCTTTCAGCCGGGCTTCTCCTATTTGGGCGGCATGCCGGAACAACTGGCGACGCCGCGCCGCGCTGAACCGCGTCTGGCGGTGGCGGCCGGCTCCGTCGGCATCGGTGGCAGCCAGACCGGCATCTATCCGCTGGTGACGCCCGGTGGCTGGCAGCTGATTGGCCGCACGCCGCTGGCGCTGTTCAATCCGCATGAAATGCCGCCGACGTTGCTGCGCCCGGGCGATAATGTACGCTTCGTGCCACAGAAGGAGGGCGTATGCTGATTATTCTGCGTGCCGGCATCTATACCACGGTGCAGGATTTGGGCCGCGAGGGATTCCGCCGTCTGGGCATCAGCACCGGCGGAGCGCTGGATCAACCGGCGCTGAAGATAGCCAACCTGCTGGTGGGCAATACGCCGGAGGCCGCCGGGCTGGAGATCACCCTCGGCCAGTTCAGCGCCGAGTTTACCCGCTCTGGCTGGATCGCCCTGACCGGCGCCGGCTGCGACGCGCAGCTGGACGGCAAACCGCTGTGGACCGGCTGGCGCTATCCGGTGAGAAAGGGGCAGCGGCTGGCGCTGGGCACGCCGAAACGCGGCATGCGCAGCTACCTGGCGATCTCCGGCGGCATCGCCGTGCCGGAAATGCTGGGCTCGCGCAGCACCGATATGAAAGCCGCCTTTGGCGGATGCGAGGGGCGTAATCTGAAGGACGGCGACCGGTTGCCGCTCGGCAAATCTGCCGCTCAACCGCAGCATTCCTGCGGCGTGAAGCAACTGCTGTTCACCAATCGCATCCGCGCGTTGCCGGGGCCGGAGTACGCCGAATTCAGCGAAGAGGCACAGGAGACGTTCTGGCGCGCCGCCTGGCAGCTCAGCCCGCAGAGCAACCGCATGGGTTACCGTCTGCACGGCGGCACGCCGCTGGAGCGCACCACCGACCGCGAGATGCTGTCGCACGGCCTGTTGCCCGGCGTGGTGCAGGTGCCGCACAACGGCCAGCCGATCGTGCTGATGGCCGATGCGCAAACCACCGGCGGTTACCCGCGTATTGCCTGCGTGATCGAAGCCGATCTCTACCATTTGGCGCAGATCCGACTCGGCGAACCGATCCACTTCGTTCTCTGCTCACTGGCGGAGGCGCAGCGCGCCAAGGCCGAGCAGGATCTCTTCCTTCGACAGATTGCCTGGGGGTTACATGATCGTTGATTTGAACGCCGATCTCGGCGAAGGCTGCGCCAACGACCAGGCGCTGCTGCAATTGGTGAGCTCGGCCAACATCGCCTGCGGCTTCCACGCCGGCGATGCGCAGACCATGCGTCAGTCGGTGCGCTGGGCATTGGAGTACGGCGTGGCGATCGGCGCCCACCCGAGTTTTCCCGATCGGGAGAACTTCGGCCGCACCCGCATGCAGCTGCCGCCGGAAACGGTGTACTCGCAGGTGGTGTATCAGCTCGGGGCGCTGGCGGCTATCGCCCGCGCCGAGGGCGGAGTGATGGTGCACGTCAAGCCGCACGGCATGCTGTACAACCAGGCGGCGGTTGAGCCGGCGCTGGCGGAAGCGATCGCCCGGGCGGTGCAGGCGGTCGATCCGGCGCTGCGGCTGGTGGGGCTGGCCGGCAGCGAGCTGATCCGCGCCGGGGAAAAGCTCGGTCTGACCACCCGGCAGGAGGTGTTCGCCGATCGCGGCTACCAGGCCGATGGCACACTGGTGCCGCGCGGCTTGCCGGGGGCGCTTATCGAGGACGACGAGCAGGCGCTGGCGCAAACGCTGGAGATGGTGCGCCATCACCGGGTGCGCAGCGTGGATGGCGTCTGGACCGCGGTTCAGGCGGAAACCGTCTGCCTGCATGGGGATGGCGAGCATGCGCTGGCGTATGCGCGCAGGCTGCGGGACAGTTTTGTTCAGCAGGGGATCCGCGTCAGCGCGGAGCAGTAAAGCAAGACACAACATCACAAGCAAAAAACTATTAGAAAATATCGAGGGAAGACTATGGAACAGGCCGTGAATCTCTGGCCACTGATCGGCATCGCCGCTATCGTGGTCGGGTTTGTATTGCGTTTCAACCCGGTGCTGGTGGTCATCGCCGCCGGCATCATCACCGGTCTGGCGGCGCTGATGCCGCTGGACGTCATTCTGGAAAAGCTCGGCGAAGGCTTTCTCAACACCCGTAACCTGCCGCTGATCCTGCTGCTGCCGCTGGCGGTGATCGGCCTGCTGGAGCGCCACGGGTTGAAAGAGCGGGCGCAGGCGTGGATCGCCAAGATCAAAAGCGCCACCGCCGGCCGGCTGCTGATCGTGTACCTGTTCGTGCGCGAGATTACTGCGGCGATGGGCTTGACCAGCCTGGGCGGGCACCCGCAGATGGTGCGGCCACTGCTGGCGCCGATGGCGGAAGGGGCGACGGAAAACCGCTACGGCGAGCTGCCGGAGCGCACTCGCCACCGCCTGCGCGCCATGTCGGCCGCCACCGACAACGTCGGGCTGTTCTTCGGCGAAGATATCTTCGTGGCCTTCGGCGCGATCATCTTCATGCACAACTTTATGCTGGAGTCCGGCGGCATTCAGACCGAGCCATTGCATATCGCGCTGTGGGGCATTCCGACCGCCATTTTCGCTTTCCTGATCCACGCTTTCCGGCTGTATCGGATGGATAAACAGCTGAGCGCCGAGCTGGCGCAGCTGAATCAGGCGGCGCTGCAGGCGAAGGGGGAAGCACGATGAACTTCCAGCAACAATATCTCTACTGGCTGGCCGGCGCGGTGCTGCTGATTGTGGCGGTGATGTCCTTCCGCGATCGCGCCAACCCGCGCCGCATCACCACCGGGCTATTTTGGGGGCTGTACGGCCTGGTGTTCCTGGTCGGCGACTGGACTTACCGCCTGCTGGGCGATGTGCTCGGCGAAGGCAGCAACGAGAAACGCATGCTGCACATCATCGTTGGCGTGGTGGTGGTGGTGATGGCCCTGATCGCCGGCTTCGGCGGCGTGCGCCTCGGCAGCTATCATCAGCGAACGCCGCAGGAGCGCGAGGCCAGCGCCAAGCGGTTGGGCAACAGGCTGTTTATCCCCGCCCTGGCGATCCCGGTGGTGACGGTGATCGGCGTGCTGCTGTTCAACAACATTCCGGCGTTGCAAAGCGCAGTGTTCGGCAGCGGTAACCACGCGACGCTGATCACGCTGTTCTCGATGACCGTCGGCTGCCTGATTGGCCTGGCGATCGCGGTGAAAATGACCCATGAGAAGGCGTTGCAGCCGGTGCAGGAAGCGCGGCGCCTGCTGGATTCGATCGGCTGGGCGTTCATTCTGCCGCAGATCCTCGCCACGCTGGGCCTGCTGTTTACCGTCGCCGGCGTCGGCACCGCGATCTCGCATTTAACCCAGGAGTATCTGGCGGTGGATAACCGCTTTATCGCCGTGGCGGTCTACGCTATCGGTATGGCGGTGCTGACCATGGTGATGGGCAACGCCTTCGCCGCGTTCCCGATCGTCACCGCCGGCATCGGCATTCCGATCCTGGTGCTGCAACACGGCGGCAACCCGGCGGTGATGGCGGCGATCGGCATGTTCTCCGGCTATTGCGGCACCCTGATGACGCCGATGGCGGCGAACTTCAACATTGTGCCGGCGGCGCTGCTGGAGCTGCCGGACAAGAATGCGGTGATCAAGGCGCAGGTGCCGACCGGCGTGCTGCTACTGTTGGTTAACGTGTTCCTGCTGTATTTCCTGATGTTCCTGTAGGAGTAAGGATGCAAAAAGTATTAATTACCGGCTTCGAGCCGTTTGGCGGTGAGCGCCTCAACCCTTCCTGGGAAGTGGTGAAGCAGCTCAACGATCTGGAACTGGTCGGTACGCGCATTGTGGCGCGCCAGCTGCCGTGCGTGTTCGGTGCGGCGCTGGAGGCGCTCAACGCGGCGATCGATGAGGTGCAGCCTCTGATGGTGTTGGCTGTCGGCCAGGCCGGCGGCCGCACCGATATCACGATTGAGCGGGTGGCGATCAACGTCGACGATGCGCGCATTCCCGACAATCAGGGGCAGCAGCCGGTGGACGAGCCGATCGTCGCCGGCGGCCCGGCGGCCTATTTCAGCACTTTGCCGATCAAGGCGATGGTCAGTTCGATGCGCGAGGCCGGCATTCCGGCCTCCGTTTCGCAGACCGCCGGCACCTACGTGTGCAACCATGTCATGTATGGCTTGTTGCACCGGCTGAGCGGCCAGCGCGAGGTGAAGGGTGGGTTTATTCATATCCCGTACCTGCCGGAACAGGCGGCGGCGCACCCCGGCGCGCCGAGCATGGCGGCCTCGACGGTGCTGTTTGCGCTGGAGCTGGCCGTTTCCATCGCTTTGCAGGTGGAGCACGATCTGAAAGTGGCGGGCGGTGCAACGCATTAAGCCTGATAATCCCCGGCGCATCGGGCTGCGCCGGGTCTATGTAAGGAGTGGTCTATGCCGGAAGGACCGGAGATTCGCCGGGCGGCGGACAAACTGGCGGCGGCGGTGATCGATCAGCCGCTGACCGCCGTCGATTTCGCTTTTCCTCAGCTGAAACATTATCGCCAGCGTTTGCTCGGCGAGCGCATCGTCGCCATCGAGCCGCGCGGCAAGGCGCTGTTGACCCACTTTTCCAACGGGCTGACGATGTACAGCCATAACCAGCTGTACGGCGTGTGGAAAGTGGCGGCGGCGGGGGAGACGCCGGAGACCAAGCGCGATCTGCGGGTGCGGCTGGAAACCGCCCACCGCGCGATATTGCTCTACAGCGCTTCCGATATTACCGTCGGGCCGCGCGAGGAAATAGAGCAACACCCGTTTTTGCAACGCATCGGCCCCGATGTGTTGGACATGTCGCTGACGGTAGACGATGTGGCGGAGCGGTTGCTGACGCCGCGTTTCCGTCGCAGGCAACTGAGCGGCATGCTGCTCGATCAGGCGTTTCTTGCCGGATTGGGCAACTATCTGCGCG is part of the Serratia surfactantfaciens genome and encodes:
- the phrB gene encoding deoxyribodipyrimidine photo-lyase, whose product is MTTHLVWLRNDLRITDNKALHAACSDPEARVLAVFIATPQQWRQHEMAPRQAALIHASLRAVQQALAQKGIALHCHAGTDFAASIDWLADYCRREQVDALFYNRQYELNERRRDAWLEQQLNGRVRCHGFDDSLLLPPGSVQTGGGEMYKVYTPFRNAFIHRLTESDLNCLPAPKTRAGGALPAPEAPAAFDYPTADIGDGYPAGEEAALQRLRAFCREQVQDYLRQRDLPALAGTSSLSPYLAIGVLSPRQCFNRLRAECPQLLEDRESGAFAWLNELIWREFYRHLLVAYPELCRHRPFIAWTDKVRWCDDAEKLQAWQRGETGYPIVDAAMRQLNATGWMHNRLRMISASFLVKDLLIDWRAGERYFMSQLLDGDLAANNGGWQWAASTGTDAAPYFRIFNPTTQGERFDPQGTFIRKWLPELADVPDNDIHYPHRWAEKQPCVLNYPLPIVDHKQARLETLAAFEAAKRGES
- a CDS encoding MBL fold metallo-hydrolase: MMKKVLALCLSGYSALAIAGFDVVALGVDGGVSDGNLTSYLIRSDNQPQYVALDAGSLLPGIAKGLEKGSFPQVTPELAAPYTPQGYVFRQLIGSYFISHGHLDHVAGLIVGSPEDNKKTVYAQADTVLTLRNHYFNWKAWPNFTDAGNGARLGTYRLQTVRPQQRFTLGLTGLTGVMYPLSHDRYPSSMLLISNGKEFFAYFGDTGPDKVEQSRDLDTVWRTLGPLVEQKKLKGMIIETSYPNGVEDKHLYGHLTPAWLLKELKNLTQYSGGEGSLNGLPVVISHIKPSLKQGEDARAAIAQQLAQGNDLGVKFILMAQGDRQTF
- a CDS encoding type 2 GTP cyclohydrolase I yields the protein MRNLDLEQLINTELNAAAFQDYAPNGLQVEGRAHVQRIVTGVTACQALLDAAVAHQADAIIVHHGYFWKNEAPAVRGMKRNRLKTLLTHDINLYGYHLPLDAHPVLGNNAQLAQALGIRVIGEVEPLVPHGEFEQPLTGEALQQRIESRLGRAVLHCGDNAPEHIRRVAWCTGGGQGFIDSAARFGVDAFISGEVSEQTIHSAREMGVHFFAAGHHATERGGVKALGEWLAQYHGFDVTFIDIPNPA
- the pxpB gene encoding 5-oxoprolinase subunit PxpB, with protein sequence MQQARCYLLGERAVVLELSPPVTLPSQRRIWALAEKLNHHPDVREVVPGMNNLTLLLHTPQADAEAMLALLQQGWESKESLTPESRQVDIPVIYGGEQGPDLDEVARHTGMTPQQVVECHAAAAYVVYFLGFQPGFSYLGGMPEQLATPRRAEPRLAVAAGSVGIGGSQTGIYPLVTPGGWQLIGRTPLALFNPHEMPPTLLRPGDNVRFVPQKEGVC
- the pxpC gene encoding 5-oxoprolinase subunit PxpC, giving the protein MLIILRAGIYTTVQDLGREGFRRLGISTGGALDQPALKIANLLVGNTPEAAGLEITLGQFSAEFTRSGWIALTGAGCDAQLDGKPLWTGWRYPVRKGQRLALGTPKRGMRSYLAISGGIAVPEMLGSRSTDMKAAFGGCEGRNLKDGDRLPLGKSAAQPQHSCGVKQLLFTNRIRALPGPEYAEFSEEAQETFWRAAWQLSPQSNRMGYRLHGGTPLERTTDREMLSHGLLPGVVQVPHNGQPIVLMADAQTTGGYPRIACVIEADLYHLAQIRLGEPIHFVLCSLAEAQRAKAEQDLFLRQIAWGLHDR
- the pxpA gene encoding 5-oxoprolinase subunit PxpA, with product MIVDLNADLGEGCANDQALLQLVSSANIACGFHAGDAQTMRQSVRWALEYGVAIGAHPSFPDRENFGRTRMQLPPETVYSQVVYQLGALAAIARAEGGVMVHVKPHGMLYNQAAVEPALAEAIARAVQAVDPALRLVGLAGSELIRAGEKLGLTTRQEVFADRGYQADGTLVPRGLPGALIEDDEQALAQTLEMVRHHRVRSVDGVWTAVQAETVCLHGDGEHALAYARRLRDSFVQQGIRVSAEQ
- a CDS encoding DUF969 domain-containing protein, producing MEQAVNLWPLIGIAAIVVGFVLRFNPVLVVIAAGIITGLAALMPLDVILEKLGEGFLNTRNLPLILLLPLAVIGLLERHGLKERAQAWIAKIKSATAGRLLIVYLFVREITAAMGLTSLGGHPQMVRPLLAPMAEGATENRYGELPERTRHRLRAMSAATDNVGLFFGEDIFVAFGAIIFMHNFMLESGGIQTEPLHIALWGIPTAIFAFLIHAFRLYRMDKQLSAELAQLNQAALQAKGEAR
- a CDS encoding DUF979 domain-containing protein, whose translation is MNFQQQYLYWLAGAVLLIVAVMSFRDRANPRRITTGLFWGLYGLVFLVGDWTYRLLGDVLGEGSNEKRMLHIIVGVVVVVMALIAGFGGVRLGSYHQRTPQEREASAKRLGNRLFIPALAIPVVTVIGVLLFNNIPALQSAVFGSGNHATLITLFSMTVGCLIGLAIAVKMTHEKALQPVQEARRLLDSIGWAFILPQILATLGLLFTVAGVGTAISHLTQEYLAVDNRFIAVAVYAIGMAVLTMVMGNAFAAFPIVTAGIGIPILVLQHGGNPAVMAAIGMFSGYCGTLMTPMAANFNIVPAALLELPDKNAVIKAQVPTGVLLLLVNVFLLYFLMFL
- the pcp gene encoding pyroglutamyl-peptidase I; the protein is MQKVLITGFEPFGGERLNPSWEVVKQLNDLELVGTRIVARQLPCVFGAALEALNAAIDEVQPLMVLAVGQAGGRTDITIERVAINVDDARIPDNQGQQPVDEPIVAGGPAAYFSTLPIKAMVSSMREAGIPASVSQTAGTYVCNHVMYGLLHRLSGQREVKGGFIHIPYLPEQAAAHPGAPSMAASTVLFALELAVSIALQVEHDLKVAGGATH
- the nei gene encoding endonuclease VIII → MPEGPEIRRAADKLAAAVIDQPLTAVDFAFPQLKHYRQRLLGERIVAIEPRGKALLTHFSNGLTMYSHNQLYGVWKVAAAGETPETKRDLRVRLETAHRAILLYSASDITVGPREEIEQHPFLQRIGPDVLDMSLTVDDVAERLLTPRFRRRQLSGMLLDQAFLAGLGNYLRAEILWQAELAPQHKPQDLTPEALRHLAEALLAVPRLSYQTRGQADDNRHHGALFRFKVFHRSGEPCERCGGMIVRTDLSSRPFYWCPGCQK